A region of the Clostridium sp. AN503 genome:
GGGGTGGATACCATGGCCCGCATGTACCAGGTCTCAGCAAACTATTTTAATAAAATGTTCAAGCAGGCTTACCATATTTCCAGCAAGGAATATCTGATCAATATCCGGGTGGAGCATGCCATGGAATATCTAAGGGACCCGGCCTTTACCATACGGGAGGCCGGAGTCATGGTAGGGTATGAGGATTCCAATTATTTTACCAGGATATTTAAAAAGAAGACGGGAATGACGCCCATAGAATACAGAAATAAGTGTTTTTTCCAGCCGGACGGCGTACAGGGGAACGGATAAGATGAAGAAAAGATGGGGAGGCGCCGGCCTTGTGCTGGCTGGATGCATGGTCATGTCCATGGCCTGCGGGTATTATGAGAGCAGGGAGCCAGAGGCCGGTGAGGAATCAAAACAGTTAAATTGGAACGTGCCCATGGAAAAGGACGGCAAGATACTTCTGCGTCTTGCCAATAACCAGAAGCCGGATCATCCCGCTTCGGAGGCCTGCGATTATTTTGCAGGCCTGGTCAGAGAGCGCACGGACGACCGGATCCAGATCCGGGTCTATCACTCAGCGGCTCTCGGGAGTGAGGCGGAAACCGTAAAAGAAGTGGAATACGGTTCCATCGATATGGCGCGGGTATCCATAGCTCTTTTAGCCGGTTACAATCAGGAGCTTTTAGCACTTCAGATGCCTTATCTATACGAAGATGAAGCACATATGTGGCGTGTCCTTGACAGCAGCCTGGGAGACCGGTATTTAAGATCCATGGAGGAAAAAGGGATGGAGGGCCTGTGCTGGTACGGGGCAGGAGCCAGGAACTTTTACACTTCCGCCAGGGAGATCAAGTCGCTTTCGGATCTGAACAATATGAGGATCCGGGTCCAGGAGAGCAGTTTTATGATGGATGTGATTGGCGCCCTGGGAGCGATCCCTGTGGACCTGCCCTATGAAGATGTGAGAGATGCACTGAAAAAGGGCGAGATCGATGGAGCTGAAAATAATTTCGCCAGCTATGCCAGCGCGGGACATTACCATGAAGCGCCCTATATGATCATGGATGAGCATGTGAGGGTTCCGGAAATGGTCATCATGAACTGCCGTGTGCTGGAAAAGTTGAGCCCTGAGGATCAGGCGATCATCCGCCAGGCTGCGTCAGAGTCCTCCATAAAGCAGAGGGAGCTGTGGGCGGAATACGAGAAGGAGCAGTGGGATGTGCTTAAAAAGGCAGGCGTGCATGTCATTGATCCGGGAGATAAGGATGCGTTCCGGCATATGGTCCAGCCTATCTATGATATGTACGGCGCGCCTTA
Encoded here:
- a CDS encoding TRAP transporter substrate-binding protein, which gives rise to MKKRWGGAGLVLAGCMVMSMACGYYESREPEAGEESKQLNWNVPMEKDGKILLRLANNQKPDHPASEACDYFAGLVRERTDDRIQIRVYHSAALGSEAETVKEVEYGSIDMARVSIALLAGYNQELLALQMPYLYEDEAHMWRVLDSSLGDRYLRSMEEKGMEGLCWYGAGARNFYTSAREIKSLSDLNNMRIRVQESSFMMDVIGALGAIPVDLPYEDVRDALKKGEIDGAENNFASYASAGHYHEAPYMIMDEHVRVPEMVIMNCRVLEKLSPEDQAIIRQAASESSIKQRELWAEYEKEQWDVLKKAGVHVIDPGDKDAFRHMVQPIYDMYGAPYEDILTQIRQMGRAGDQRH